tgaagtaataagaataaaaaaaacaacaatcaatgaaatagaaattatatttattctttgaaaggatgtccaaggtatccgtattattttgcacagacactactgccttacttcgcatgcacatcgaacacgtgtgtcgttcatatagagtgcataacgtcagcatcttcttgaaaaccccggcgacactacatccaacacagtagctaaatgatagtaaatccaagaaagtaacaaggTTTCCATCCGTTCCTAAAAAAACCGCCCAATTtgtaaaatccatgcgataattgacattgctcgatctgccataatgtgtggtttgcgcatgtgcaatgttataacattcgtacaggaaaacggtctacaattatcaaggaatttttgaagtatctgcgcctggattttGGGTATATCTTGCCTGCAGTGAAGTGgatgtcatattatttttgttcaaaacgcgtttttacaagtcttttcgggtgtatgaaattcctaaatgcggtgaagcatgaatagtgatctcggccttatatagggggtgtgtagcgatgagcaggacaatagaaatcgacaactaatatggcggtagtcggagatgaaagggaaataatgcgtatttaagaattcatgtcagctttaattaTGTGTTTTGCTTAAGATTCTTCCACCACAGTGCGGCGAGTCAGCTTTTCTGTCAGCTTAAGACCGAAGGAACTCAAGCTTGGAGCTGGACAATCGGTGAAATATGACGAAGTACTCACAAATGAAGGGAACGGATATAACGACAGAACGGGAGTGTTCACGTGTCCTGTGGCGGGAACCTACATGTTTGTTGTCGACTCTTTATCCCAACCTGGGATCTGGTTACATTTGAAAGTCAACAAAAACGTAGTCGGTAAACTCCACGTGTCTTCTAGTGGATACAATGGAAACCCATTAATCCAAATAAGCAGGACAGTAATTGTTCGGCTCAAACCAGGGGACCATGTCAAAATTGAAAATGCTTCAAACATCGGTACGATATACCATAAAATGTTCTCAGGATTTACAGGAACATTCTTGAATTGACCAAGGATCAAGTTGCATGTAGACATATATCATATCAGATATAAGATTCTTATTCcttattatttgaaattaaccTCATAAAATCATGTTATAATGAAAGCATGTTGCCATGgtcttaaataaataaaaaattaatttggagtaaataaatatgtatgcAAGACATTGAATTATGAAAGTGGATAGATTCGCTAACActtgtaacttttttataacTGTGTGATAGTTTcacttttcaaaattatatgataatcGTCATACGATGATCATTACCATATCATTCACAATTGATgcacatgttttaatatttaatcaagCTTATTAATAATAAGAAGCGCAGGTTTAAAGCTCATAGCAATATAAAAGAATCATTATCTTCAACTGTGGTTCTAACGTTCtattacaacaaaatatcttgaaacaaaaattgaaataagaaGCCAAATCCGCcgttatcattattttaaaacacgaATAAAACGATTAtcttatgaataaataaattcatagtGTTCCAAATACAATTACGTTGATTAAAGTTTATTACAGTCTCCCTGATTCGTAAAACACCATAGAGTAACATCTATCTATATTATTTTTCTGttaaacatgtaaaataattgataatataCTCTGAAATAAGTTACATAACCGAATATATAAAAACGATTATAAGAATTGAGTTGTATTGACAGTGTCATAATTATGTTTCTCGACGGTTTACAGACATGGACGGCATGGAAGCAAGAGCAAATTCCACGCTATCATTTTTATACAGATTGCAACAGGGGTTATATGATATGAACAACAGCAGATTAGAAGTCTGGCTAACCCActtttgtaataatacaaagtcttttgatattttatgaatgtTTCTAAAGAGAGGATGACACAGTttgggcttgattttcaagcacatatgtaaacaaacaatttcGCCTTGCAGGACTGCCCTGTGTGTATTTTTACACCAAAATTTACTGCAATTATCTGAACAATATATTTAAGACTCGCACTCATTTTTCACTGATACgtgattatctccctttttgcccttgttttgtttgtcattgtaacaattttgtaaaaataatgctttgtgccaaatttggtcaATTTAGCCAAAGGGTTTATAGAAGCAATACAAGTATAAGGGCGCCTATAAAGTGcaaaacgaaatcgaaacggaACGATACGAAAtcgaacgaaacgaaacgaaaccaatcgaaacgaaacaaaaaaatcgaaacgaagcgaaatggaatttaaacaaaactaatatcaattttgtctacataaaagtgaaaataaattcattgaaataaatttttgaaccataaaatataactacctgtatgtttcaAATTGCCGCTGTGAATTTGTAAGCTgattatccgaaatttgcaaaaattatataattatttaaataagtgATGTAAATTCCTATatcttttaatgtttctaatttgtttcattaaatgttattcagacgttgagagagagagagagagagagagagagagagagaactaaGCTTAAAAAAAACACGAACAGAAACGCATAGAAATACGAGGTATTAAAGAGACCTAGACACAATTTTAGAACAaaattttactttcaattttttattattaaaatggtttacatgctcattttgaatGGATGATCAAAATTTAACTGTTCGTAGTCAAGTTATgagagagatacagaggtatGAATTCGTTGTAAGCAatgctcgagtcttatatttgtttacaaataaataaaagtgtggaattaccatttctttgacaaaataactCATGGCAAACAAagtaaactgattcaatgtgttcataattaatacttttaacataaaaaaggcacatttgattttaaattttgattacaataaataaatattttaaattttaaagactATGAATCATAAATTGGTAAAACGGgttaaaacatttttgctttaaagactaaatattttcattttttatatggaGCTCTTTTGTATTCAAGAACGTCAGTACAGAAATTGACATAATCAGCCCGGTGTAAGCTcatataaagaaatatatcaaaaaagaTTAAGGTTTAAAATAGTGTTTAAAAATCTCAACGTCGCAGCGTGCACCTTTAAATATCTCTTTGATGACCGTCTTAGTGTTATCATTAGTAAACTTAGCATCTGTTAAAGAATAACTCTGCTATTCTAACCAAGTCCCTAAAACGGGAATTTCCTCTGTATTAGAAAAACCCTGttattgaggaactgtttaCTTTTTCCACTCAGAGCAGCcgaaattattgaaaatgtttatgtTCGTATAGCAAGGTGTTGCAGTCGTGTCATTCCTCATTTATTGATTTAACGAAACATACCACCAAAACCTGCATACTAGTTTATTTAAAGTTTACGTATCAAATGTCTCTGTCCAATTACAGATTTTACAGTTTCTACAAAGAAACTGAAACTGGCGGTCAACGTATTATGAATGTTCAATGAATACTTATCATGATCAGGTATCGAAAGTTGACGAGAAGCAGAGCTTTGTCATTCGGGATGATATCGATACcattcatttgaataaaaagaataCCGTCACCCTTTAACACAACCACGTGATCTCAAATGGAAAGATGATTAGTCTCGCCATGTTTGGTTCGCGATAATGCGTAGCCTGTTGAAAGATAGAGTTATACTTTTTACttgatatttaattatttctcAACAGGCAAATCTTTGTCATCGGAACTTTTTTGTAGAGGTAAGTTTTTACCTAATATATGTTCCAACTTTTGTCGCAAGACTGGATGTATGATAGGGGGAACCAGACCAATGGACAattagtttcatatttaaaaaaacgtttTACATAATCttacatttattataatatatacttTTGTTCatcataaatatttaatcaataagaTATTATACTTTAGCTGTATTGCATCAAAACTACTAGAGAGTTGCCAAATAGAGTTGATTTGTTAAATATCTATGAATAATAATTTAGGATTTGTTGGACAATTTTGTTAATCTTATATTTGCATGTAAACAATTTATAtggaaatgataaaaaaaggaTGACCAAGAATTTTTGAGTGTGATTATATCCTGCGGTCTATTGCCGATAGGGCAGCTGCATAATTCTAAACTGATAAAAAGTCTCTACATCATTGGTCCGTCCTAGTTATCAGCAATGGATCTTTGTTCACGTTTAAATAAAAGATAACAGGTTTTCATAGCAATATTGTTAACTGGGCTGCAACAACGAGACAGGAAAGAGTAGGTTGCTTGGTTTTACACTTTGCAAGATGCAGTCtatttatttcatatgaagATAAAATGCGTTTACATCTAGAGATGAAAATACTGTGCTAATTTAACTTTTCAACCAGATGATATGATCATTACCCTGAAATGCTGAGTATATAAGCTAtttcaaatccacgccaactcatagtaaaatcattttcaaccaaaaattattcattttaaatataatacgCTTACGGTGATCAAAACTGAAATTCCTGATCAAAATCTGAAAAACAAGCTCTGACCTCAATTATTTGTTCTTGGTTATGTTACTGTAGCGTTTGACAAGTATCAGTTTAACTCCTGTAATTAAACTTACCTCGTAATCTACAATGTAAAACAACCTACAATAAGTACTGTAAAGCGGCTGGTACATGTAGGATTGTCCAATGTTGTAGGGTTATAAAAAACCTCTCACAATTGAGTTATGATGTATACTTGATCGTTTAGTAAATTGCTCAACAGGTATCTTTGTGGCACTTTAGTCATAAAATGTGTATAGATACGTTTATATAAAACTGTTCTTTattattacccccccccccctgcaatgacgtctttaaaaagaaacccaaCAAAATTTGTCTAGTGACCATTGTACgataatataaatttataacctAAAATTTGGCATACAATAGTATTGTTTCTATTATCAAAAGTATCATGAAGTGAATGCAACGACATTAAATACTGCATAATTTACtagaatattgtttatatcGCTTTTGATTGAAGGTGGAATGTACACCAAAATGTAATTTCATGGATCCTTAAAGAATCAATTCTGAAACATGATTACCCATGACAGCCGATTGAATActatataaatcttaaaatatatgTACCTTTTCCATACCCATAGTTTTTCagtgatttttatatttaaatttctgttgaacaaaaattgttaaagaattgttaaaacatgaaaaaaaaaacccgaatgtaaatttaagactgaaataaaaaatattgtgaaatattatttttcaaatatgagTTTAAAACGATTAAAATTAATAGCAATGATATTGTGTACCCAAATGAACACTTCTCAAAGAATTATGATGTAAGtaagtaaatgatttattatatcgacatgtgttttataaacaaataaagatacatgtatatgatataatacCTTAATGAATAAACACCCGGCCCATCGGACCTATATGTCACTTTATAAACCTGAATATAGAAATAATAAGCTTAcgcattgttatttttataccgGATAGATTTTCTGCACATAAAAGgtgaatatataaattttgcAGTTTGTCTAGGAAAGCTAGATAAGAGAAAACCAGTGCAGTCTGAGTCTGACATGTTTAGTGATCGATTATTAAAGCCAATACTAGTAAAGAATTCGGTTCTAAGTTTTGAATaagatgtacaatgtaataaaaaatgaaattcgtcTTCTATTGCTTCTACAGAACATATAATACATAACCTATCGTTTACTTCCTCCCCCTAAATCGCCCTGTTTCTATTCTGATAGGAAGAACACCACACCTAAATTGTGCTAATATAGATTTATGAGGTTTTGGTATGTCCATTGTAacgtattcatttttaaattaaaatcaattttgaaagacCTGTAAGTTCTGAGTTTTGAAACACTTTGTATTTCATTGTCCCAGTCATTCACAAATTTCTGTTGAAGTTTGATCTCGGCTAAGTTCAAGTTACACACCTCccgatttaaaaaaacatgttgaCATATCGATAGattgtaataaaagtttaacatgATGTGACCAGTTTTGGTTATTTGATTTTTCTAAGTCCCACATGAAAACTAATTTTGTAAGTATGTCGTCACTCATAGTAACAAGATGGTTCCACAATCGTAGCATGTTAAGTTGATGGCGATAGAATGAAGGAAACCAGCCATTATCTCCTTGAATAGCTAAAATCGGAGTAAACCAGTGCACCCCTAGAAAGTATCGCAGCGCCCGTAGCTGCATGGATTCGATGTTGTAATGTTTTGTGTGCCCCCACACTCCACTGCAGTAGTCAACAATTGGCGCTTAGAAACATCTTTTCGTAAGTGTAAAATACAAtcgatttgtttgaatgtattttCGAAATAAGACCTCCTAATGCACGTCCTCCGGATTTTGCGAGGTtttctgtattatttttaaatgtagcaAATTCATCAAATAGAACACCAAGATATTTATAGGATGTTGTATAGTCAAGACATCCCCCCCCCAATGCAAAATACATGATCACTTCTCTTTCCCTGACGCTTACGAAAATGTATTACTTTAGATTTGAGAGAGTTTATCCGTAGCCGCCATTTCCTACACCAGCCAAACACAAAATCGAGCATTGCATCCATGTCACCCTCGTTTTCTGCAATTAATGCAATATCGTCTGCATACAGAAGGACGTTAAGTTTATTGGGGCCAATTTGAATCCCACTACTATGATGTTTCAGTTGCATGGCGAGGTCGTTAATAAAAAAGGCAAAAAAGTGTTGGGGAGAGATTGTCTCCTTGTCGAACACCCGATCTACATAGAAACCAGTCTGTGTAATGATCACCCAGGCGTACACATGATTCGGTATCACAATACAGAGCTTTTAACGCTTGGTAAAATTGTCCATCCACTCcgtttttaagtaaacaaaattcCATCAACTCTCTGTCAACCATATCGAATGCCTTTTGTAAATCTATAAAGGTAACAAATGTGGAGTTTCTATTTTTAACTATGCTGTTCAAAGTAAACACGTGATCCAAACATGATCTTTCGCTCCGAAATCCGTTTTGTTCATCAACTAGTAGGTTGTTGTCGTCTTGGTAGGTGACGAGCCTATTGTTTAAAACAGAACTGTAAATTTTAGCGACGACGGAGAGGAGGCTTATTCCACGGTAATTTAAAGGAAGAGGTGGGTCAGATGACGAGTCTTTCAGTATCGGGCAAATTATAGCTTTGCGCCATATTGAAGGTATTATCCCGCTCTTAAAGAACAGCATAAACATCTGGTGTAAAACTTTTATAATACGATCAAACTCAAGTACCTCATATGGAAGTTCGTCTATCTCACACGATTTCCCAGCTTTGGTCTTCGTTACAACCTTCCTGATTTCCTCTTCGGTAATCTGGTAATTTAGTGAGACGTTTGATAAATACAAGGGTCAAGCATATTACGCTCCAAGTGTTGCTTGTGTGTCAGAGTGTGCGCTTTAAAATCTGCATCAAAAGCATCGTTAATTGCGGGGTTGTATAGTAGACTAAAGTCTCTTTTCCATGTGTGTTTCAGCGTGTCGCTGTTTGAGGTAACCTCTCCAGCATCATTGTAGCACTCGGTTGGGAATTTAAATTTGCGTTGGGGGCTgatcttttttatttgatcCCAGAACTGTTTCGGGTCATTATCGCGCACTGAGTCTATGTTTTACGCCAGATCTAGCTTGTGTTTTCTTTCATAGAATCGAATTCGTTTGTCCAGGGAGTTTTGTGActctttgtaaaattgtttctgtATTCGTTTGAGGCGCCTTTTGGGGTCACATTTTAGaaactttttttccatttcgCGCATATGCCTCCATAGTTCAGTGAGTTCCTCGTTCCAATACGGTTTATGCGGCCTCAGGCGTTTCCTAGTACGTGCAGACCAATCGTATGTGGGGATTTTCTCGGACATCTCACGGAACATAGCATCTCGGAACTCCTTATACAAGTCGTCGATCTGGTTTTGAGTTTCGCGGAACCTCTCGATACGTGCAATGGTACTATTATTTGCAGTAATGGTGGCATGAGAACTTAAAAAGTCAGCAGGAATTTGCCGGAAATTGAAGCGTTTTTTACTTTGATTGTCGTATTGATTGACCGTCTGTAATTGTGAGTATACTTTGAGGTCAAAGGTTAG
This is a stretch of genomic DNA from Crassostrea angulata isolate pt1a10 chromosome 4, ASM2561291v2, whole genome shotgun sequence. It encodes these proteins:
- the LOC128179999 gene encoding complement C1q-like protein 3, producing MLLNLLLALWFSLRGAAYAGNKSQTDTRTKVGLLKSLIYDNAKEIVILDSSALKQLIQLSSDNYSSTTVRRVSFSVSLRPKELKLGAGQSVKYDEVLTNEGNGYNDRTGVFTCPVAGTYMFVVDSLSQPGIWLHLKVNKNVVGKLHVSSSGYNGNPLIQISRTVIVRLKPGDHVKIENASNIGTIYHKMFSGFTGTFLN